From Salmo salar chromosome ssa09, Ssal_v3.1, whole genome shotgun sequence:
AGTGTTATGATGGCCTTGTTCCATTTTTACTTCCATCAGTCCATCATTTGGCTTGTTGCAGAATTCACAATCTTCTTCCCATCAGTACCCTTTCACCCTGTctgcctcaatctctctctctcctctctccctatccttcACCTAATCGGTCTGTCCTTATCCACACACTCTTTTCTTTGGTCACTGTCCCTTTCccaatctctcactctctctctttcactccctctctcccacttgttccctccctctctcctagtaaAGTCTGTAGAGACAGAGTCCACAGACTGAGCAGTACAAGTGGAGGGTGATTCACGCCGAAACACCAAAGAGACATCACTCAGTGATTAACAACACAGACAGTTGCATCAGAACAAAGTAAAACAGCAACAGAAACCTGGTTTGAAGCGACCCTGTAGTTTTTCAGTCTGGGCTAACAACACCCATGCAGAGAGATCAGAAGACGGAGCAAAGAACAAAAAATACTGGACCTAATAAAAACGGGGGCGGGGTTTGAGGAGGAGGGGCCGGGTTTATGTGTGGTTTTTGCTGAGGGTGGGGTTTAAATGGGTCGGGGGACTCTCATTGGCTCAGACCCGGGGCAGGGGGCTTGGCCTCACATCCTCCAGGGCAGTATGTTGCTGGTGCTGAAGGGGTGGGTTTTTATAAATGTGGCCGGCTGATTGGCTCAGACCCTCCACAGCAGTAAGTGGTTGGTACTGTCATCCCGCCCCACTGTCTCACTGCTATTGGTCAGTCGGAAGTCCTCGTAGCCGTCGCCACCGGAGATCACCAACTGATTGGTTTTGACGGGCAGGAGGACGGAGGCGCGACGGCGAGCGGAGTCTCGCCTCTGCAGACCCCCATTACCCCCTTCAACACCACTCTGGGCTGGGTTGCCTAGGAGACAGAGGAGTTCAAAGGTCATGAATATGGAAGCACCCCTTTGAACATTGTATAGCAAATCTGTTTGGAAGCAGAATTGGTGCGTGGAGTGACTTGGTTACCTGTGATATCGGCGGGCAGGGGGAAGTTGACGTCGAAGCCTTCAGGTAGTTCTATGGAGGTGAGGAACCTAACATGGCCAGTGTGTCCGTGAGCGGAGCCCATGGGGGTCAGAGGTGACCGCAGCGTCCCtgacacagtcccagagctgaCGGCTGGGATAGACAGGGTCAGCACCACCCCTGCACTGGTCCCGATCCACAGCAGGTCCTTACAGGCCAGGAGAGCTGTGATCCTCAAACACGCTGCCTTGTGTTGCCGGATGATCGCATCTGAACCTGGGGAGGAGATGAGAATGGCAGAGAGGAtaaggtgagagggagaggaaggccagagggagagagagagaccagagggagagagggagaccagagggagagagggagaccagagggagagagggagaccagagggagagagggagaccagagggagagagggagaccagagggagagagggagaccagagggagagagggagaccagagggagagagggagaccagagggagagagagagaccagagggagagagagagaccagagggagaggaaggccagagggagagagggagaccagagggagagagggagaccagagggagagagggagaccagagggagagagggggagagagggagaccagagggagagagggagaccagagggagagagggagaccagagggagagagagagaccagagggagagagagagaccagagggagaggaaggccagagggagagagggagaccagagggagagagggagaccagagggagagagggagaccagagggagagagggagaccagagggagagagggagaccagagggagagagggagaccagagggagagagggagaccagagggagagagggagaccagagggagagagggagaccagagggagagagggagaccagagggagagagagagaacaagcatTTTATTTAGAACTGGAGCTGCCATCTACTGGTTAAGATGTGTAATGCGCTGACtctgaatttgtgtgtgtgtgtgtgtgtgtgtgtgtgtgtgtgtgtgtgtgtgtgtgtgtgtgtgtgtgtgtgtgtgtgtgtgtgtgtgtgtgtgtgtgtgcgcgcagtaAACGTCTACGATGTTTTGGGGACTTACGGTGTGTGCGTacgcgtgtgtatgtgtgctctGTGTTACCTGCAAGCATCTTGTGCACGGCGGGGGCCACGTCCACCTCCGTCAGGCTGTCCCAGGTCTGGGCGTGGTAAAGTCTGATCTGGGCACTACCCTGGAGCGCCAGCCACACCCCCTGGCCGTAGCTCACCATGCAGGTAACACACCTACTGCTGTCTGTGCCCACCTGGAACCAgtgctgcaggagagagaggttacaacCACCAAGATTCACAtttcacccatccatccatccatcgttccatcgttcatccatccatccatccatccatccatccatccatccatccatccatccatccatccatccatcgttcCATCCATCGTTCCATCGATCGTTCCATCCATCGTTCCATCCATCGTTACATCCAtcgttccatccatccatcgttcGATCGTTCCATCCAtcgttccatccatccatcattccaTCCATCGTTCCATCCATCGTTCCATCCATCGTTCCATCCAtcattccatccatccatcattccaTCCATCGTTCCATCCATCGTTCCATCCATCGATCATTCCATCCATCGTTCCATCCATCGTTCCATCCATCGTTCCATCCATCCGTCATTCCACCCATCGTTCCACCCATCGTTCCACCCATCGTTCCACCCATCGTTCCACCCATCGTTCCACCCATCGTTCCACCCATCGTTCCATcgttcatccatccatctacccatcgtTCCATcgttcatccatccatctacccatcgtTCCATcgttcatccatccatctacccatcgtTCCATCATTCATCCATTATCCATATTTTGTGACTGGAGCGTAATGTAACCACACCTCTTGCACCAGTGTGGTTGTGTTGATGATGAGAACGCGGTTCTGTGAACCACACCACAGCTTCCCTCCGACCGGGACCATCTTAGTGACAGGACTACTGGGCGTGCCAAGACTCAACGTCTGAGATGACTGGGCGTCCCAGaaactccccacctccctctggTAGACGATCACATCTCCGTTGGCCAGGGACACAAACACCTTGTTGTCCAGGTagctgagagaagagaagaaggagaTTGTCAGACACTGAAGTAGTAAATCGCCATATAAAGGGAAAAGTGGAAGACTTCTCTGATGTGGGTTAACATGAAACCAGCCAGACTCACAGAATACACAGGATGGGGGCAGAATGCTGCATCTTCATGCTGTTTTTACGGTTGCGGATGTTGTCTGATGACTGGTACACATGGATACTGACAGAGAGAGTTCAAAAACACTGAGTTAGAATTTcaacgtgtgtttgtgtgcgtttcTGTACGTGTcagtgtgtatttgtatttgtgtgtgtgtgtgtgtgtttaccatccGTCCTCTGTACCCAGCCACACAGAGCTCTGGTAAGCCTCCGGGTCAATGCTGAGCAGATCCTCCAGACTGGCTCTAGTGAAGGATCCCCGGGAGGAGCGGCGCATCGCTCTCCCGTCCATGGGGCTCTCGCTGTGGGGTCGACCTCTTCCACCCACCCCTAGCCTGCCTGGAGCTCCATAAGGACTGGCCACTGCGTAGTCCTGCTCCTCCTCACTACTGGTGGTCTCTGTAGCCATGTCCTTAGAACCAGACCCCTCCTCATCTAGGACACAGGGACAAAGGACAGTCAGGGTGTTTAAGTCAGTGCAAAGTTGTTCCCATAGCTGGATGAATGGATGGCTTAGgttttgtgtgaatgtgtgtgagagagtactCACTACCATAGCTGGATGACACAGTAGAGTGACTGGCTTGGCTCTGCAGAGTGGAGGAGGGGCTAGGAGAATCTTCATCGTCCGTGTCATCATTGTCAAACGGAACTAACTCTGGCCCCGCCCCTGAAGGGGGCTCGGTCAGCTCCAGCGACGAATGAGAGATGGAGATGTGTAGCTGCTGCTGCCGGGATGGGGTGGAGTCAACAGCTACAGGGGGAGGGGCTGGGGAGTGCGCCACTCCACGTTCCCTAGGAGACACAGGATGCAGGACACTGATAACTTAGAAGTCAGTAATGTTAGCATTACAAGCATTGCAGGACATCAACAGTAAAGACTGatacgtgtgtgtttgtacacTCTGCTCTGTGTACCAACCTCCCCTTGAGTCCAGGGACTGatacgtgtgtgtttgtacacTCTGCTCTGTGTACCAACCTCCCCTTGAGTCCAGGGACTGCGGCGATGCAGATGATCCTAGCAGAGCAGACAGCGATACAGGCCTCTACAGTGGGCTGGTCTCTGATGTTCAGCAGGCACACCTGGCCCACGTAACCATCACTGTTACACACCCACACCTCACTGCTGCTCTCTGGACAACTGTGGCTGGGGGAGGCACAGGAGAACTGGGGACGGAGAGGCAGGATAGGAGGAAAAGGACTATGAATACTTAAGTAGGCGTGTTCTCCATCACAAAACCTTAAGCTGTACCATGGATAGTCACAATGGCCTGGTAACCACGTCACACAACCAGGGTTGGCCTCAAATCaactaaaatgacaattcaaTAATCGAAAAAAGGCCATTTCTTTTCAAAAAGTAGAAGCtactttgtttagtttttttctccAGAATATTAAATTCAAATCACTTTGTGAATTTGCTGCCTTCAAACctaattgagcccaaccctgcaCACCATCAGGACAGGCTGTGTCTCGCTTACCTGCATCCCACTACGAGTCTTCATAATGGGGATAGCCTTCAGGAACTCTGGGTCCCACTGGTCCTTATTCATTGCTACACACATAGGACAAAGGAAGCGAgagatagaggttattaacctacTGTTTACTCTCAAGGGAAAGGCTCTAGTGAACAATCCCTTTAATACCATATTAAATAACATGAACATGTGTTTTCTCATACCCAGTTTCTTCTTGGCATCTTCGAAGGCCTGTTGGAAGTTGCTGCGTGTGTCTGGGGAGCTGAACTCGAAGACGAAGCTGGTTTCTGCCGAGGCGGTGGTCAGCTCCAGCTTGGTGGGCAGGAAGGTCATACTGAAGGCTAGAGACTGTTTCTCTGCAAGCTCCCTGTGGACTGACGCCATCAAGTCCTTAATCACATCATccagagactgaggagagagagaggtttgttaACGGAGGTGTGTATGAGACTgtttctctgagagagagagagagagagagagagagagagagagagagagagagagagagagagagagagagagagagggagagaggtgtgtatgAGACTGTTtctctgagagagggagagagagagagggagagagagagagagaggtgtgtttgAGActttctctgagagagagagagagagagagagggagagagagagagagatggagagaggtgtgtattAAACTgtttctctgagagagagagggagagaggtgtgtatgAAACTgtttctctgagagagagagagagagagagagagaga
This genomic window contains:
- the arhgef17 gene encoding rho guanine nucleotide exchange factor 17 isoform X3, coding for MDRLMTDDKNNGKATKKKSFSDPSRRGDGPLLDEPGFKSHHHPKEPVSELDQPGQIPPSSSEPILSEQRDELWELGDECGRPLLSRHGNNEGGKFRSQSEREVHSCLHGDDTDGVGGGEILNSDLKLAEVVSPRMGRRTYRKRPNWVTQSASEEPNHSEPGPEHQDQDQTDLTPPLPLAPPKPKTRSKHVRHASEPATFIPIFPPPQPQRAQGDLPSLLPACEPSILGKPTSEEAPSLEDVTKRYILALNAPGGESDPSGSESGSRGTVPVPDGSNSSPATPSGAREPRLQRKSSEELTIPAPQRAKPRVDMRRHVMMTLLDTEQSYVESLRTLIQGYMRPLKQPDSGSLVDPSLVDEMFYQIPEILEHHEYFLEQVTGCISQWHDRQTVGQLLIQSFSKEILANIYSAYIDNFLNAKDAVRIAKEAKPAFLKFLETSMRENKEKQALGDLMIKPVQRIPRYELLVKDLLKHTPEEHPDHPLLLDAQRDIKRLAEKINKGRRSAEEVERETRVMQEIEAHIEGVEHVRDILNPMRKFLRQEMVMEAKTVGGKKDRSLFLFSDLLICTTLKRKSGSLRRSSMSLYSVASVIDTSSKYKFLWKLPLEDVEMVKSPSQATNKEAIQKMIGRLDEDLSTLGQISKLSETLSFSHQSLDDVIKDLMASVHRELAEKQSLAFSMTFLPTKLELTTASAETSFVFEFSSPDTRSNFQQAFEDAKKKLAMNKDQWDPEFLKAIPIMKTRSGMQFSCASPSHSCPESSSEVWVCNSDGYVGQVCLLNIRDQPTVEACIAVCSARIICIAAVPGLKGRERGVAHSPAPPPVAVDSTPSRQQQLHISISHSSLELTEPPSGAGPELVPFDNDDTDDEDSPSPSSTLQSQASHSTVSSSYGNEEGSGSKDMATETTSSEEEQDYAVASPYGAPGRLGVGGRGRPHSESPMDGRAMRRSSRGSFTRASLEDLLSIDPEAYQSSVWLGTEDGCIHVYQSSDNIRNRKNSMKMQHSAPILCILYLDNKVFVSLANGDVIVYQREVGSFWDAQSSQTLSLGTPSSPVTKMVPVGGKLWCGSQNRVLIINTTTLVQEHWFQVGTDSSRCVTCMVSYGQGVWLALQGSAQIRLYHAQTWDSLTEVDVAPAVHKMLAGSDAIIRQHKAACLRITALLACKDLLWIGTSAGVVLTLSIPAVSSGTVSGTLRSPLTPMGSAHGHTGHVRFLTSIELPEGFDVNFPLPADITGNPAQSGVEGGNGGLQRRDSARRRASVLLPVKTNQLVISGGDGYEDFRLTNSSETVGRDDSTNHLLLWRV
- the arhgef17 gene encoding rho guanine nucleotide exchange factor 17 isoform X2 — protein: MDRLMTDDKNNGKATKKKSFSDPSRRGDGPLLDEPGFKSHHHPKEPVSELDQPGQIPPSSSEPILSEQRDELWELGDECGRPLLSRHGNNEGGKFRSQSEREVHSCLHGDDTDGVGGGEILNSDLKLAEVVSPRMGRRTYRKRPNWVTQSASEEPNHSEPGPEHQDQDQTDLTPPLPLAPPKPKTRSKHVRHASEPATFIPIFPPPQPQRAQGDLPSLLPACEPSILGKPTSEEAPSLEDVTKRYILALNAPGGESDPSGSESGSRGTVPVPDGSNSSPATPSGAREPRLQRKSSEELTIPAPQRAKPRVDMRRHVMMTLLDTEQSYVESLRTLIQGYMRPLKQPDSGSLVDPSLVDEMFYQIPEILEHHEYFLEQVTGCISQWHDRQTVGQLLIQSFSKEILANIYSAYIDNFLNAKDAVRIAKEAKPAFLKFLETSMRENKEKQALGDLMIKPVQRIPRYELLVKDLLKHTPEEHPDHPLLLDAQRDIKRLAEKINKGRRSAEEVERETRVMQEIEAHIEGVEHVRDILNPMRKFLRQEMVMEAKTVGGKKDRSLFLFSDLLICTTLKRKSGSLRRSSMSLYSVASVIDTSSKYKFLWKLPLEDVEMVKSPSQATNKEAIQKMIGRLDEDLSTLGQISKLSETLSFSHQSLDDVIKDLMASVHRELAEKQSLAFSMTFLPTKLELTTASAETSFVFEFSSPDTRSNFQQAFEDAKKKLAMNKDQWDPEFLKAIPIMKTRSGMQFSCASPSHSCPESSSEVWVCNSDGYVGQVCLLNIRDQPTVEACIAVCSARIICIAAVPGLKGRLVHRAECTNTHVSVPGLKGRERGVAHSPAPPPVAVDSTPSRQQQLHISISHSSLELTEPPSGAGPELVPFDNDDTDDEDSPSPSSTLQSQASHSTVSSSYDEEGSGSKDMATETTSSEEEQDYAVASPYGAPGRLGVGGRGRPHSESPMDGRAMRRSSRGSFTRASLEDLLSIDPEAYQSSVWLGTEDGCIHVYQSSDNIRNRKNSMKMQHSAPILCILYLDNKVFVSLANGDVIVYQREVGSFWDAQSSQTLSLGTPSSPVTKMVPVGGKLWCGSQNRVLIINTTTLVQEHWFQVGTDSSRCVTCMVSYGQGVWLALQGSAQIRLYHAQTWDSLTEVDVAPAVHKMLAGSDAIIRQHKAACLRITALLACKDLLWIGTSAGVVLTLSIPAVSSGTVSGTLRSPLTPMGSAHGHTGHVRFLTSIELPEGFDVNFPLPADITGNPAQSGVEGGNGGLQRRDSARRRASVLLPVKTNQLVISGGDGYEDFRLTNSSETVGRDDSTNHLLLWRV
- the arhgef17 gene encoding rho guanine nucleotide exchange factor 17 isoform X1 codes for the protein MDRLMTDDKNNGKATKKKSFSDPSRRGDGPLLDEPGFKSHHHPKEPVSELDQPGQIPPSSSEPILSEQRDELWELGDECGRPLLSRHGNNEGGKFRSQSEREVHSCLHGDDTDGVGGGEILNSDLKLAEVVSPRMGRRTYRKRPNWVTQSASEEPNHSEPGPEHQDQDQTDLTPPLPLAPPKPKTRSKHVRHASEPATFIPIFPPPQPQRAQGDLPSLLPACEPSILGKPTSEEAPSLEDVTKRYILALNAPGGESDPSGSESGSRGTVPVPDGSNSSPATPSGAREPRLQRKSSEELTIPAPQRAKPRVDMRRHVMMTLLDTEQSYVESLRTLIQGYMRPLKQPDSGSLVDPSLVDEMFYQIPEILEHHEYFLEQVTGCISQWHDRQTVGQLLIQSFSKEILANIYSAYIDNFLNAKDAVRIAKEAKPAFLKFLETSMRENKEKQALGDLMIKPVQRIPRYELLVKDLLKHTPEEHPDHPLLLDAQRDIKRLAEKINKGRRSAEEVERETRVMQEIEAHIEGVEHVRDILNPMRKFLRQEMVMEAKTVGGKKDRSLFLFSDLLICTTLKRKSGSLRRSSMSLYSVASVIDTSSKYKFLWKLPLEDVEMVKSPSQATNKEAIQKMIGRLDEDLSTLGQISKLSETLSFSHQSLDDVIKDLMASVHRELAEKQSLAFSMTFLPTKLELTTASAETSFVFEFSSPDTRSNFQQAFEDAKKKLAMNKDQWDPEFLKAIPIMKTRSGMQFSCASPSHSCPESSSEVWVCNSDGYVGQVCLLNIRDQPTVEACIAVCSARIICIAAVPGLKGRLVHRAECTNTHVSVPGLKGRERGVAHSPAPPPVAVDSTPSRQQQLHISISHSSLELTEPPSGAGPELVPFDNDDTDDEDSPSPSSTLQSQASHSTVSSSYGNEEGSGSKDMATETTSSEEEQDYAVASPYGAPGRLGVGGRGRPHSESPMDGRAMRRSSRGSFTRASLEDLLSIDPEAYQSSVWLGTEDGCIHVYQSSDNIRNRKNSMKMQHSAPILCILYLDNKVFVSLANGDVIVYQREVGSFWDAQSSQTLSLGTPSSPVTKMVPVGGKLWCGSQNRVLIINTTTLVQEHWFQVGTDSSRCVTCMVSYGQGVWLALQGSAQIRLYHAQTWDSLTEVDVAPAVHKMLAGSDAIIRQHKAACLRITALLACKDLLWIGTSAGVVLTLSIPAVSSGTVSGTLRSPLTPMGSAHGHTGHVRFLTSIELPEGFDVNFPLPADITGNPAQSGVEGGNGGLQRRDSARRRASVLLPVKTNQLVISGGDGYEDFRLTNSSETVGRDDSTNHLLLWRV
- the arhgef17 gene encoding rho guanine nucleotide exchange factor 17 isoform X5 → MLQMVRTLAQFSIALDEMQENGENTSEEGRQEREEGGGEELMDRDAADRHGNTNGNGTGSANGNGTGNTNRNGTGSANGNVANGNGLGAVSPQNHGEDMRRHVMMTLLDTEQSYVESLRTLIQGYMRPLKQPDSGSLVDPSLVDEMFYQIPEILEHHEYFLEQVTGCISQWHDRQTVGQLLIQSFSKEILANIYSAYIDNFLNAKDAVRIAKEAKPAFLKFLETSMRENKEKQALGDLMIKPVQRIPRYELLVKDLLKHTPEEHPDHPLLLDAQRDIKRLAEKINKGRRSAEEVERETRVMQEIEAHIEGVEHVRDILNPMRKFLRQEMVMEAKTVGGKKDRSLFLFSDLLICTTLKRKSGSLRRSSMSLYSVASVIDTSSKYKFLWKLPLEDVEMVKSPSQATNKEAIQKMIGRLDEDLSTLGQISKLSETLSFSHQSLDDVIKDLMASVHRELAEKQSLAFSMTFLPTKLELTTASAETSFVFEFSSPDTRSNFQQAFEDAKKKLAMNKDQWDPEFLKAIPIMKTRSGMQFSCASPSHSCPESSSEVWVCNSDGYVGQVCLLNIRDQPTVEACIAVCSARIICIAAVPGLKGRLVHRAECTNTHVSVPGLKGRERGVAHSPAPPPVAVDSTPSRQQQLHISISHSSLELTEPPSGAGPELVPFDNDDTDDEDSPSPSSTLQSQASHSTVSSSYGNEEGSGSKDMATETTSSEEEQDYAVASPYGAPGRLGVGGRGRPHSESPMDGRAMRRSSRGSFTRASLEDLLSIDPEAYQSSVWLGTEDGCIHVYQSSDNIRNRKNSMKMQHSAPILCILYLDNKVFVSLANGDVIVYQREVGSFWDAQSSQTLSLGTPSSPVTKMVPVGGKLWCGSQNRVLIINTTTLVQEHWFQVGTDSSRCVTCMVSYGQGVWLALQGSAQIRLYHAQTWDSLTEVDVAPAVHKMLAGSDAIIRQHKAACLRITALLACKDLLWIGTSAGVVLTLSIPAVSSGTVSGTLRSPLTPMGSAHGHTGHVRFLTSIELPEGFDVNFPLPADITGNPAQSGVEGGNGGLQRRDSARRRASVLLPVKTNQLVISGGDGYEDFRLTNSSETVGRDDSTNHLLLWRV